A genomic segment from Cumulibacter soli encodes:
- a CDS encoding PAC2 family protein: MLNPDGIYSYAEGIDADEVSASTMLVALDGFVDAGHTQQQVADYILEHHESQLVASFDVDQVVDYRGRRPTMVFDTDHYASYDAPSIELHRVTDVDGTAFLLLRGVEPDYQWERVAAAVLGVVKELGVTLTITTMHGIPMGVPHTRPIGVLTHATDNSLIGGTPSPFGKVAVPASFDGLLELRLREGGHDAVGFAVHVPHYLAQMELPMTAAAALDRVVAVTGLRLRRAKLDASAEAARVAIEEQLRDKAEIKPVVAALEQQYDAYMGSLERPSLLAADDSELPTADEIGAELEAFLRGQGEN, from the coding sequence ATGCTGAATCCTGACGGTATTTACTCGTACGCCGAAGGCATCGACGCCGACGAAGTGTCGGCGTCGACCATGCTGGTTGCCCTCGACGGATTCGTCGATGCCGGCCACACCCAGCAACAGGTGGCCGATTACATCCTCGAACACCACGAGAGCCAACTGGTCGCCAGTTTCGACGTCGACCAGGTCGTCGATTACCGCGGACGACGTCCCACGATGGTTTTCGATACCGATCACTACGCCTCGTACGACGCTCCGAGTATCGAACTGCACCGGGTGACCGATGTCGATGGCACGGCGTTTCTGTTGCTACGCGGGGTCGAACCCGATTATCAGTGGGAGCGCGTCGCGGCAGCGGTGCTCGGCGTGGTGAAGGAACTGGGCGTCACGCTCACGATCACTACGATGCATGGCATCCCGATGGGTGTGCCGCATACTCGCCCGATCGGCGTATTGACTCATGCCACGGACAACTCTTTGATAGGTGGCACGCCGAGTCCATTCGGGAAGGTCGCCGTACCGGCTAGCTTCGATGGACTGCTGGAGTTACGCCTGCGCGAGGGCGGGCACGACGCGGTTGGCTTCGCCGTGCACGTACCGCACTACCTGGCGCAGATGGAACTGCCGATGACGGCTGCGGCAGCCCTCGATCGCGTGGTCGCGGTGACCGGGCTGCGGCTGCGCCGCGCGAAGCTGGATGCCTCCGCCGAAGCTGCCCGGGTGGCTATCGAGGAGCAGTTGCGCGACAAGGCCGAGATCAAGCCTGTAGTCGCGGCGCTGGAGCAGCAGTACGACGCCTATATGGGGTCGCTGGAGCGTCCCAGCCTGCTGGCTGCCGATGACTCCGAGTTGCCGACCGCCGACGAGATCGGCGCTGAGTTGGAAGCGTTCCTGCGGGGTCAGGGCGAAAATTAA
- a CDS encoding PadR family transcriptional regulator encodes MASQMTEMLKGTLDGIVLALLADRPAYGYEITSWLRDRGFTDIAEGTVYALLVRIERRALVDVEKVPSEKGPPRKVYTLNPTGRAHLDEFWRTWSFLAEVIEQLRTPGARAPRQTGE; translated from the coding sequence GTGGCAAGCCAGATGACCGAGATGCTCAAAGGAACACTCGACGGGATCGTCCTCGCGCTGCTTGCCGACCGGCCCGCCTACGGATACGAAATCACGAGCTGGCTGCGCGATCGGGGCTTCACCGATATCGCCGAGGGGACCGTGTACGCACTCCTCGTGCGCATCGAACGGCGGGCGTTGGTCGACGTGGAGAAGGTGCCGTCAGAGAAGGGCCCGCCTCGCAAGGTCTACACCCTCAACCCGACTGGCCGAGCCCACCTGGACGAGTTCTGGCGCACCTGGAGCTTCCTCGCCGAAGTCATCGAGCAGCTCCGAACCCCCGGCGCCCGCGCGCCCCGTCAGACAGGAGAATAA
- a CDS encoding DUF1048 domain-containing protein, giving the protein MVAKWIETLTGPLEQKKQYREAKARIQALPSPYRQTADALNRYLTLYAAVTDGATLVQMHSDLADLLERAAADNTPVGDVVGDDPVDFAETFALAYGGKQWIDKERQRLIRAIEDAKRDEPQ; this is encoded by the coding sequence ATGGTCGCGAAATGGATCGAGACGCTCACCGGACCACTTGAGCAGAAGAAGCAGTACCGAGAGGCGAAAGCCCGAATCCAGGCTCTACCCTCGCCATACCGCCAGACGGCCGACGCTCTCAACCGCTACTTGACGCTGTACGCGGCCGTCACCGACGGCGCCACACTGGTACAGATGCACTCGGATCTCGCCGACCTCCTCGAACGCGCGGCGGCGGACAACACCCCGGTTGGTGACGTGGTCGGCGACGACCCGGTCGACTTCGCCGAAACGTTCGCCTTGGCGTATGGCGGCAAGCAATGGATCGACAAGGAGCGCCAGCGCCTTATCCGTGCGATCGAGGACGCGAAGCGAGACGAACCGCAATGA
- a CDS encoding ABC transporter ATP-binding protein, with the protein MSTAISTKPAIHVRGLRKSFGDVEVLRDLDLDIPQGSVLALLGSNGAGKTTLIRILSTLIPADSGTTTVCGHDLDAAPSDVRAAISLTGQFAAVDEVLSGRENLLLMAKLRHLQNPAEATDALLERFALAEVGSRRAGRYSGGMRRRLDIAMSLVGDPPIVFLDEPTTGLDPQARLEVWRTIRALVDAGTTILLTTQYLDEAEYLADRIAILHEGTIIRTGTLAELKSLLPTAEIEYVEKQPSLEDVFLSLIEEPRLSPEPDSLPSGATPEADSGGSS; encoded by the coding sequence ATGAGCACCGCGATCTCGACCAAGCCCGCGATTCACGTTCGCGGATTACGCAAGTCGTTCGGCGACGTCGAGGTGCTGCGCGACCTTGACCTCGACATCCCCCAGGGCTCCGTCCTCGCGCTATTGGGCTCAAACGGTGCCGGAAAGACGACGCTGATCCGGATCCTGTCGACGCTGATTCCTGCGGACAGTGGTACCACGACGGTGTGCGGGCATGATCTCGATGCGGCGCCGAGCGATGTGCGCGCCGCGATCAGTCTCACGGGACAGTTCGCCGCGGTGGACGAGGTACTCAGTGGCCGCGAGAACCTGCTGTTGATGGCTAAGTTGCGCCACCTTCAGAACCCCGCCGAGGCCACCGACGCACTCTTGGAGCGTTTTGCGCTAGCCGAGGTGGGTTCGCGCAGGGCCGGCAGATACTCCGGCGGCATGCGGCGTCGACTGGACATCGCGATGAGCCTGGTCGGCGACCCACCGATCGTGTTTCTGGACGAACCCACGACTGGCCTGGATCCACAGGCGCGTCTTGAGGTGTGGCGGACGATCCGAGCCCTGGTCGATGCCGGGACGACGATCCTGCTCACCACTCAGTACCTCGATGAGGCCGAGTACCTCGCCGACCGGATCGCGATTCTGCATGAGGGCACCATCATCCGCACCGGAACCCTGGCCGAACTCAAGAGCCTGCTGCCGACCGCCGAAATCGAGTACGTCGAAAAGCAACCCAGCCTCGAGGACGTATTCCTCTCACTCATCGAGGAACCGCGCCTGTCGCCTGAACCAGATTCGCTGCCGTCGGGGGCGACGCCCGAGGCCGACTCGGGAGGTTCATCATGA
- a CDS encoding ABC transporter permease, with protein sequence MTAHALADTRTLTARSLRHVLRSPDTIVTTAVTPVALLLLFVYVLGGAINTGNDGPYINYLLPGVLLITIASGVAYTAYRLFLDLRGGLVQRFGSMPIARSAILWAHALTSVVATMGSVVLVVAIAFLMGFRTSATVGGWLLVTALLTLFALALTWLAVLAGLSAKSVDGASAFSYPLIFLPFISSAFVPTDSMPGPVAWFAEHQPVTAIVNSLRATFAGTTPGADLWLALGWLLAILAVAYIGAGSSYRRTFR encoded by the coding sequence ATGACTGCGCACGCTCTGGCTGACACGCGAACACTGACCGCACGGTCGCTACGGCACGTGTTGCGCAGCCCTGACACGATCGTCACCACCGCGGTGACGCCCGTCGCGCTACTGCTGCTGTTCGTTTATGTGCTCGGCGGCGCGATCAACACCGGCAACGATGGCCCGTACATCAACTACCTACTGCCCGGCGTCCTGCTAATCACCATCGCGTCGGGCGTCGCATATACGGCATACCGGCTGTTCCTGGATCTACGCGGCGGACTGGTGCAGCGGTTCGGCTCGATGCCAATCGCGCGCTCAGCCATCCTGTGGGCACACGCGCTGACCTCCGTCGTGGCCACGATGGGCTCGGTCGTGCTGGTTGTCGCGATCGCCTTCCTGATGGGCTTTCGGACTTCTGCCACGGTCGGCGGGTGGCTGCTGGTCACCGCACTGCTGACGCTATTCGCACTGGCGTTGACCTGGCTCGCCGTGCTGGCTGGCTTATCGGCGAAGTCGGTCGACGGCGCGAGCGCGTTCAGTTATCCACTGATTTTTCTGCCGTTCATCAGTTCCGCGTTCGTACCAACCGACAGCATGCCCGGACCGGTTGCGTGGTTCGCCGAACATCAACCGGTCACGGCGATCGTGAACTCATTACGGGCGACATTTGCCGGCACCACGCCCGGTGCTGACCTGTGGCTCGCGCTCGGGTGGCTGCTCGCGATCCTCGCCGTGGCGTATATCGGGGCGGGCTCGTCGTACCGCCGGACTTTCCGTTAG
- a CDS encoding VOC family protein: MGIRINVTSVLVDDQAKALAFYTEQLGFVPKTDVPVGEFRWLTVVGPNEPDGTELLLEPDQHPAAKAFKEALVADGIPATSFAVDDVAQVHATLSARGIRFTQQPTTMGPVVTVVLDDTCGNLIQLTSPA; the protein is encoded by the coding sequence ATGGGCATCCGCATCAACGTGACGAGCGTGCTCGTCGACGACCAGGCCAAAGCACTCGCCTTCTATACCGAGCAGCTCGGATTCGTCCCGAAAACCGACGTACCGGTGGGCGAGTTTCGCTGGTTGACCGTCGTCGGTCCCAACGAACCGGACGGGACGGAATTGCTGCTCGAACCCGACCAGCACCCGGCCGCGAAGGCGTTCAAGGAAGCACTCGTCGCCGACGGCATCCCCGCGACCTCGTTCGCGGTCGACGACGTGGCGCAAGTACACGCCACACTTTCCGCCCGCGGCATTCGCTTTACTCAGCAGCCAACCACGATGGGGCCGGTCGTCACGGTCGTCCTGGACGACACGTGCGGCAACCTCATCCAGCTCACCAGCCCTGCGTGA
- a CDS encoding thiamine-binding protein, whose protein sequence is MIVAFSISPTSTSDDGSVTEAVAEAVRVVRDSGLPCETNSMFTNIEGEWDEVMAVVKKAVDVVAASSPRVGLVLKADIRPGFSNQLTAKVERINKALER, encoded by the coding sequence ATGATCGTCGCGTTCTCGATTTCACCGACGTCCACCTCGGACGACGGCTCGGTTACCGAGGCCGTTGCCGAGGCAGTTCGTGTCGTACGCGACAGCGGGTTGCCGTGCGAGACGAACTCGATGTTCACGAATATCGAGGGTGAGTGGGACGAGGTCATGGCTGTTGTGAAGAAGGCCGTCGACGTGGTCGCGGCGTCCTCCCCGCGAGTTGGACTCGTGCTGAAAGCCGATATCCGCCCCGGATTCAGCAACCAACTCACCGCGAAAGTGGAGCGGATCAACAAAGCCCTCGAGCGCTGA